The region CGCGGCGTATCAGATCAGGCTGGACGACAAGGTGGGGTCACTGGAGGTCGGCAAGCTCGCCGATCTGATCGTGTTGGCCGACAACATCTTCGACATCGACCCGCACGACATCCACGCTGCGACCGTGACGTTGACGATGATGAACGGACAGATCCGCCACCAGGTGTGAAATCCGGCGCCGGCTAGCGCCGCACCACGGCGGTGTTGGTCAAGCGGTCCTGATAACCACGCAGGTCGCTGTCGGTGAACAAGGCCGGCAGCACCAGGAACACCAGCAGGCCGCGCGCAGTGGCGCGGCCGATCCCGACGTGCTGCCGGTGATCCACCGACGCCACCCGCAGACCCAGCGCGAGCTGGCCGGGAGTGAAGCCGAAGAGCCGGACCGACACGATGCCGAGCACCACCCAGACCACGGCGATGGCCGTCGAGCTGGAGCTGGAGTAGAGGAACTGCTGCCGACTGATCAGTCCGACACTGCTGACGAGCCCGACCAGGCCGTAGGCGATGAACCAGTCGATGAGCAGGGCCGCGATCCGCCTGCCGAAGCCGGCGATCGAGCCGGGGCCGCGCTCGGGCAGGCCCAGGCGCTCGCCCGGATACTTGCCCGGCTCGGAGGCGCCGGGCCCGGAGAGCCACGACCCGAGACCCGAGCCACGTGTGCCGACCATGCAGCCAGGATAGGTCCCGGGCCGAAGTGTCCTGTCAGAGGCGCTGGTGGGGACACGCGTAACGTCCACGCAACATGCGGTTGACTGCAGTGCAACATCGTGTCCCTACCGTCACCGGCGGGCTACCAAGTCAAAAGGAGAGCATTCAGTGGCAGAAAAGACGGCCGACGACATCATCAAGCTGATCAGGGACGAGAATGTCGAGTACGTCGACATTCGCTTCTGCGATCTGCCCGGCGTCGTCCAGCACTTCTCGATCCCGGCGTCGGCGTTCGACGAGAGCGTGTTCGAGGACGGTCTCGCATTCGACGGCTCGTCGGTGCGCGGCTTCCAGTCGATCCACGAGTCCGACATGATGCTGCTGCCCGACCCGGCCACCGCGCGCATCGACCCGTTCCGTGCGGCCAAGACGCTGAACCTCAACTTCTTCGTGCACGACCCGTTCACGCGTGAGGCTTACTCTCGCGACCCCCGCAACGTCGCCCGCAAGGCCGAGAACTACCTGACCAGCACCGGCATCGCCGACACCTGCTACTTCGGCGCGGAGGCGGAGTTCTACATCTTCGACTCGGTGAGCTTCGACTCCCGGATCAACGGCACCTTCTACGAGGTGGACTCCGAGTCGGGCTGGTGGAACACCGGCGAGCCGTTCGAGGCCGACGGCAGCGCCAACCGCGGCTACAAGGTGCGCCCCAAGGGCGGCTACTTCCCCGTCGCCCCGTACGACCACTACGTCGACCTGCGCGACGAGATGGCCACCAACCTGCAGAACGCCGGGTTCGTCCTCGAGCGCGGCCACCACGAGGTGGGCACCGCCGGCCAGGCCGAGATCAACTACAAGTTCAACACCCTGCTGCACGCAGCCGACGACGTGTTGCTGTTCAAATACATCATCAAGAACACGGCATGGCAGAACGGCAAGACCGTGACGTTCATGCCCAAGCCGCTGTTCGGTGACAATGGCTCCGGTATGCACGCCCACCAGTCGCTGTGGAAGGACGGCAAGCCGCTGTTCCACGACGAGTCGGGCTACGCCGGCCTCTCGGACCTGGCGCGCCACTACATCGGTGGCATCCTGCACCACGCGCCGTCGCTGCTGGCGTTCACCAACCCGACGGTGAACTCCTACAAGCGGCTGGTGCCGGGCTACGAGGCCCCGATCAACCTGGTCTACAGCCAGCGCAACCGCAGCGCCTGCGTCCGCATCCCGATCACCGGCAACAACCCGAAGGCCAAGCGGCTCGAGTTCCGCTGCCCGGACAGCTCGGGCAACCCGTACCTGGCGTTCGCCGCCATGCTGATGGCCGGCATCGACGGCATCAAGCGCAAGATCGAGCCGCTGGCCCCGGTCGACAAGGACCTCTACGAGCTGCCGCCTGAGGAGGCCGCCAGCATCCCGCAGGCACCGACGTCGCTGTCGTCGGTGATCGACAAACTCGAAGAGGACCACGAGTACCTCACCGAGGGCGGCGTGTTCACCAACGACCTGATCGAAACGTGGATCACGTACAAGCGCGAGAACGAGATCATGCCCGTGCAGATCCGGCCTCACCCCTACGAGTTCGCGCTGTACTACGACGTGTAAGTGGCTAACGCGCTGACCAGCGCGAACGTGGCCTTTCGGTCGCGCTGGTCCGCAATAGCTCTCGAGTCCATCCGTTCGGCGATCACCGATACGAATTGCTGAGCGGGTGGACTCGCCTGCGTCTGGGCCGGCGTGCGGATCGCGCCCGACGATGACTTTTCGGGCGGGCAGGAGTCATCAAGCTCATGACGCATACCTCGCACACTCTCGATGTGCCCGGCGGCCGCTTGCACTACGAGGTCCGCGGCAAGGGACCGATCCTCGCGGTCATCGGATCACCGATGGACACCGCCGACTTCGCCGGCCTGGCCGATGCTTTGGCGGTCAGCCGCACGGTGATCACCATGGACCCGCGCGGCATCTCGGCCAGCGTGGTCGACGACCCGCATCAGGACGCGACTCCGCAACTGCGCGGCGACGACGTGATTGCCATCCTGGACGCGCTCGGCGCCGGCACCGCCGATGTGTTCGGCTCCAGTGGCGGCGCAGTGACGGGACTGGCCTTGGTCGCGCGGCACCCCGGGAGGGTCGGCACGCTGGTCGCCCACGAGCCCCCGCTGCTCGAGCTGTTGCCCGACGCGGCCGAACAGCGCGCCAAGACCGACGACGTCGTCGAGACGTTCCACACCCAGGGGATCGGTGCGGCGTGGATGAAGTTCATGGCGAACGCCGGTTTCGCTGTCGGCGGCGACATCGCACCCGCCGATTCCGCGCGCGAGCCGTCGGCGCAGGAGCTGTCCAACAGCGCTCACTTCTTCGATCACCACCTTCGTCCCACCACGCGGTTCGTCCCCGACGTCGCGACGCTGACGAGTTCGTCCACTCGCATCGTCGTCGGTATCGGCGTCGACTCGCGTCATCTGATCACCTACCGCACGACGCACGCCCTCGCCGACCTGCTGGGCACACCGCCTGTCGAATTTCCCGCCGACCACGCCGGATTCCTAGCTGCACCTGAGGAGTTCGCGACGCGGCTCGTCGACGTGATGAGGTCCTGAGACTCCACGCGTAGCCGCTGCGAATACCCTGCCCGAGCGCGACAGCCGAAACCCCGTTCGCGTTTGGTCGAAGGGGTGACGGGCAACTCGCCCGCCATGGCATTGCGCGTCGGCGTCACCGGGCCCACAGGAGAAATCGGCAAGGCGGCCATCGCGGCGCTCGAAGCCCATCCCGATGTCACCGACATCGTCGGTATGGCCAGGCGACCGTTCGATCCTGCCGCGCAGGGGTGGACGAAAACGGTCTACCGGCAGGGCGACATCCTCGACCGAGGCGCCGTCGACGAGCTCGTCGCCGATGTCGACGTGGTGGTGCACCTCGCGTTCATCATCATGGGATCGCGCAGTGAGAGCGCCCGCGTCAACCTGGCCGGCACACGCAACGTCTTCGCAGCGACCGTCGCCGCATCCCGGCCTCGCCGGCTCGTGTACACGTCGTCGGTGGCCGCGTACGGCTACCACTCGGACAACCCGGTGCCGATCACCGAGGACGTGCCGACGCGAGGATCGGCGGAGCATTACTACTCCGAGCAGAAGGCCGCCTGCGAAGCGGCGCTCGCCGAGATCACCGTCGACTCCGCGCTCGAGGTCTACATCCTGCGGCCGTGCATCGTGGCCGGCCCCAAGGCGCCCGCACTGGCCGATGCCATGCCGTGGAACCACCTGCCCGACATGGTCCGTCGGGTCTCGGGAGCCCTCCCGCTGCTCCGGCCGTTCCCCGACCCCGGCACCCCTCTGCAGCTGGTGCACCACGACGACGTCGCGGCCGCCATCGCGTTGGCCGTGACCACCACGTCGGCGCCGCCGGGCGCCTACAACATCGCCGCTGACGGACTGCTGTCCATCTCGGACGTCGGCGAGGCGCTCGGCGCGCTGCCGATCAGGGTGCCGCGGGCGGCCGCCGTCGTGACCTCGGAGGTGCTCTCGCGACTGCCGTTCGTGCCCTCGGCGCTGGAGTGGCTGCACGCGGGACGAACGTCGGTCGTGATGGACACCTCGAAGGCGAAGACGAAGCTCGGGTGGACGCCCAGATACACCGCGGCGGAGACGCTCTCGGCGCTGGCCGGTGCCGTCCACTGAAGTCGGTTCATACCGATCCGGACTGCAGTCCGCTCCGGTAGGCTCCCCGCCATGACCCGGAATCTGGACGCCCGCCTGGCGAGCTACTCCTCCCCCGTCCTGAGCGCCTTCCGCATCGTGTTCGGGCTGCTGTACACGCTGCACGGCACGATGAAGCTGTTCGGGTGGCCGCTGGGCCCGGCGGTTCCGTCGGGCACCTGGCCGCTCTGGTTCGCCGCGATCATCGAGGTCGTTCTGGGTGTCCTGATCACCGTCGGGCTGTTCACCCGCATCGCCGCGTTCATCGCCTCGGGTGAGATGGCGGTCGCGTACTTCTGGCAGCACTGGGGAATCCTCGGTGGCCACCCGAACAATTTCTGGCCGTTCCCGAATGGGGGCAACGGCGGCGAGCTGGCGATCCTCTACTGCTTCGCATTCCTGTTGCTTGCAACGATGGGCGCGGGGAGCGTGTCCGTCGACGGGCGACGCCGCCGATCGGTCGCCGTGCGGCGCTGACATGGGTTTTGCTCCCCGTGGCGCGCGCGCAGCGAACGCGGGTGGCGGACGAGTTTGCAGGGCAACGCGCCAATATGGGCAAACGTCAGACACTTTGGTTGCTGGACCCCATAGGATGACCTCCATATTGACCGTGGTGGTAATTCTCGGGGGAGTAATGCCGTGGGATATGCAAAGCACATCGGGCGAATCGGGGCGCTGGCGATCACGCTTGGCGTCGGGGTCGGGATCGGCACCTCTCCGGGAATCGCGTTAGCCGACGAGCCGGGGACGTCCACCAGCTCTACCGCGGATAGTTCGCCGGGTGCAGCCGCCAAGGGAACCTCGCACGCGTCGCCGGCGTCCAGGAGGGCCGCGAGGAAGGCTGCGAGAACCCACACCGGGCCGTCCGAGGACTCCCAGGGCGGAGCCACCACCGGCACCGCCGCCGAGGACGACACGACGGCCGCCGAGGACGTCGACGCTGCCGACCCCGCCGGCGGCGAGGAGAAGCCGGAACCCACACCGGCGCGACACCGGTCGGGCAAGGCGGTCCGCGCGGTGGCCACCGCCCCGCGGTCCGCAGCGTCGGAGGATGCGTCCGCCACGGTCACGCACGAGCGCACGGTCGAGGCGGCCGAGTCTGCGCCGTCGACCGAACCCGGGCCGGATGCGACGACCGCGGCCCGCACAGCCGCCTCCGCGTCACGGGACGTGCCGGTCGAGGCGGCGGACGGTGTCACCGCGCCGGCGGAGCCGCCCGTCGCCGAGCCGACCAGCGTCACATTGACCTCGGTGCTGTCCTCGCTGTTCGGCCGCGGTGGCGTCCCCGCTGTGCCCGCCGAGTCGCCCGCGCTGTGGGTGCTGGCCGCTGCCGCGCGGCGGCAGCTCGGCAAGACCGACACCGCCGACGCCCAGACGAATGCCCTCGCACAGATCGCCGCCAACTCCGATCCCGTCGCCGGAGCTCCGGTGGTCAGCCAACCCGACTCCTCCGGCGTCGTGACCGGGTACGTGATCGTCGCCGATGCCGACGGTGACCCGCTGACCTACGTCGTCGGCAACCCGGGCAACGGCAAAGTCGCCGTCACCCAGGACGCCGGCGTCTTCTCGTTCGCCTATACGCCGACCGCCACAGCCCGGCACGCCGCCGCGAGCGACACCGGTGCCAAGACCGACAGCTTCATCCTCACGTTCAGCGACGGCAACGGCGGCACAGCGACCAGCACGGTCACCGTCGCGATCGCGCCGGTCAACGCGGAGCCCACGGCGCGAGCCAGATCTTCGGTGTCGCTGTTCAGCGCCGACGTGCACGGCCGGATCGTCGTCCGCGATCCCGACAAGGACACCGTCACCTTCGCGGCCACCCCCACCGCCAAGGGCGGCACCGTCGCGATCGACGAGAAGGGCCGGTTCACCTACACGCCGACCGCGGAAGCGCAGCACGCGGCCGCGGCGGCCGACGCCACCGACGCCGACAAGACCGACACGTTCGACGTCACCGTCGCCGACGGCCACGGCGGATCCACCACCGTCACGGTCACGGTCAAGGTGAAACCCGGCAACCGCGCACCCACGGCCACGGTGAGGACGTGGTCGTCGCCGTTCAGCGCCGACGTGATCGGCGTCGTCCGGGCGCGAGATGCGGAGAAGGACCCGGTCACCTTCACTGCGTCGCCCTCGGCCAAGGGCGGCACGGTCACGATCGACGCCAGGGGCAGGTTCACCTACACGCCGACGGATGAGGCACGCCACGCGGCGGCAGCCACCGACGCCCCGAAGAGGGACACGGTGGACACCTTCGCCATCGTCGTCAGCGACGATCACGGCGGCACCACGAAGTTGCTCGTGACCGTCAACATCAAGCCGGCCAATGCGGCGCCGACGAACGCTGCGACCACGGATGTGTTCACCAGCCCCAATAGCGGAGTGGTGACCGGCAAGGTCGTCGCCTCGGATCCCGACGGCGACGCGCTCACCTACGACATCGCCACCGGCGGCCGCAAGGGCGACGTCGGCCTCGACGCGGCAACCGGCATGTTCACCTACACCCCCTCCGCGCAGGCCCGTGCCGCGGCGAGCAGCCCCTTCGCCCGTCCGCGGGACACGATGGACAGCTTCAGGGTCACCGTGGACGACGGCCATGGCGGTACGACGACGCTGCGAATCACGGTCGGCATCGCTCCGCTGGGAAACACGAACCAGGCGCCCACCGACGGCAACTTCACTGCGAGTCAACCCAATTCGATCACCGGCAAGGTGACCGGCACGGTCACGGCCACCGATCCGGAGCGGGACGTGGTGACCTTCATCGGCTCGGGTCCGACACCCAAGGGCAGCGTCGTCGTCAGTCTCGACGGCAGCTTCAGCTACACGCCCAGCGACTCGGCCCGCCACCAGGCGACCGCCGACGGAGCGACCGCCGCCGACAAGCAGGACACGTTCACCGTCACCGCCGTCGACGGGTTCGGCGGATCTCTGGACATACCGGTCACGGTGGCGATCAAGCCGTCGGTGAACAGGGCTCCCACCAGAGGCTCCTACACCACCGACGCCGATCCGCTCACCGGCATGGTGACCGGGGTCGCGACGGCCACGGACGCGGAGTCCGATGCGTTGCGCTACAGCGGCACCACCACGACGGGCAAGGGCAGCGTGATCGTCGCCGGCAACGGTGGCTTCACCTACACGCCGACCGACGACGCCCGTGCGGCCGCCGGAGCGCCCGGCGCGACCCGCCAGGACAAACAGGACACCTTCGACGTCGTCGTCGACGACGGACACGGCGGCACCCTGACCATCGTGGTCAAGGTGCCGGTCGTCGCGGCGCCGGCACTAGGCGTGCTCGTCTAGGCCTACGTCCTTGCGGAATCGCCGCATCCCGTCGATCTTCTCGGCCGTCGACGAGTCGGGCCCGCCGTAGAACATCCACGGCATCGTCACGATGCCGGTGATGCCACCCGCCTCCGCCCGCGCGTAATGCTGCGCGGTGAACGCGTCGGTGAGCGGCGTGATGACCTCGAAATCAGCCATGCTCAAACCGTTTTCGGCCCGCAGCTGCCGCAGCTTCGCGATCCGCTCCAGTGCCTTTTCCGTGGTGATCAGGTCTCCGATCCACCCGTCGTGGCGGGCTGCGCGGCGCAGCGCGATGTCCGACAACCCCCCGACGTAGATCGGGATGTGCGGCGGCGTCGGCTCCATCTCCATCCGCGGGGCGGTGTAGAACTCCCCCGAGAACTCGGTCCAGCCGGGCGCCCACAGTGCCTGCATCAGCTCGAGCATCTCGTCGGTGCGTCGGCCCCGCCGCTCGAACCGCTGACCCAGCAGCTCGAACTCCTCCCGGCACCATCCCACACCGATGCCGAGTTCTAACCGGCCTGAGGCCAGATACGCCGCGGTCCCAATGGCTTTCGCCGCCGAGTACGGGTCACGCATCGCGG is a window of Mycolicibacterium chubuense NBB4 DNA encoding:
- a CDS encoding TIGR03619 family F420-dependent LLM class oxidoreductase, with product MKFYVSTAFLDTREAIEIARAADELGYHGMAVPDHVVNLETLQTPYPYTKDGARRWEAFTDWPDPWVLIGAIALVTTRLRFVTTVYLPAMRDPYSAAKAIGTAAYLASGRLELGIGVGWCREEFELLGQRFERRGRRTDEMLELMQALWAPGWTEFSGEFYTAPRMEMEPTPPHIPIYVGGLSDIALRRAARHDGWIGDLITTEKALERIAKLRQLRAENGLSMADFEVITPLTDAFTAQHYARAEAGGITGIVTMPWMFYGGPDSSTAEKIDGMRRFRKDVGLDEHA
- a CDS encoding DoxX family protein, giving the protein MTRNLDARLASYSSPVLSAFRIVFGLLYTLHGTMKLFGWPLGPAVPSGTWPLWFAAIIEVVLGVLITVGLFTRIAAFIASGEMAVAYFWQHWGILGGHPNNFWPFPNGGNGGELAILYCFAFLLLATMGAGSVSVDGRRRRSVAVRR
- a CDS encoding NAD-dependent epimerase/dehydratase family protein gives rise to the protein MALRVGVTGPTGEIGKAAIAALEAHPDVTDIVGMARRPFDPAAQGWTKTVYRQGDILDRGAVDELVADVDVVVHLAFIIMGSRSESARVNLAGTRNVFAATVAASRPRRLVYTSSVAAYGYHSDNPVPITEDVPTRGSAEHYYSEQKAACEAALAEITVDSALEVYILRPCIVAGPKAPALADAMPWNHLPDMVRRVSGALPLLRPFPDPGTPLQLVHHDDVAAAIALAVTTTSAPPGAYNIAADGLLSISDVGEALGALPIRVPRAAAVVTSEVLSRLPFVPSALEWLHAGRTSVVMDTSKAKTKLGWTPRYTAAETLSALAGAVH
- a CDS encoding Ig-like domain-containing protein; the protein is MGYAKHIGRIGALAITLGVGVGIGTSPGIALADEPGTSTSSTADSSPGAAAKGTSHASPASRRAARKAARTHTGPSEDSQGGATTGTAAEDDTTAAEDVDAADPAGGEEKPEPTPARHRSGKAVRAVATAPRSAASEDASATVTHERTVEAAESAPSTEPGPDATTAARTAASASRDVPVEAADGVTAPAEPPVAEPTSVTLTSVLSSLFGRGGVPAVPAESPALWVLAAAARRQLGKTDTADAQTNALAQIAANSDPVAGAPVVSQPDSSGVVTGYVIVADADGDPLTYVVGNPGNGKVAVTQDAGVFSFAYTPTATARHAAASDTGAKTDSFILTFSDGNGGTATSTVTVAIAPVNAEPTARARSSVSLFSADVHGRIVVRDPDKDTVTFAATPTAKGGTVAIDEKGRFTYTPTAEAQHAAAAADATDADKTDTFDVTVADGHGGSTTVTVTVKVKPGNRAPTATVRTWSSPFSADVIGVVRARDAEKDPVTFTASPSAKGGTVTIDARGRFTYTPTDEARHAAAATDAPKRDTVDTFAIVVSDDHGGTTKLLVTVNIKPANAAPTNAATTDVFTSPNSGVVTGKVVASDPDGDALTYDIATGGRKGDVGLDAATGMFTYTPSAQARAAASSPFARPRDTMDSFRVTVDDGHGGTTTLRITVGIAPLGNTNQAPTDGNFTASQPNSITGKVTGTVTATDPERDVVTFIGSGPTPKGSVVVSLDGSFSYTPSDSARHQATADGATAADKQDTFTVTAVDGFGGSLDIPVTVAIKPSVNRAPTRGSYTTDADPLTGMVTGVATATDAESDALRYSGTTTTGKGSVIVAGNGGFTYTPTDDARAAAGAPGATRQDKQDTFDVVVDDGHGGTLTIVVKVPVVAAPALGVLV
- the glnA gene encoding type I glutamate--ammonia ligase; translated protein: MAEKTADDIIKLIRDENVEYVDIRFCDLPGVVQHFSIPASAFDESVFEDGLAFDGSSVRGFQSIHESDMMLLPDPATARIDPFRAAKTLNLNFFVHDPFTREAYSRDPRNVARKAENYLTSTGIADTCYFGAEAEFYIFDSVSFDSRINGTFYEVDSESGWWNTGEPFEADGSANRGYKVRPKGGYFPVAPYDHYVDLRDEMATNLQNAGFVLERGHHEVGTAGQAEINYKFNTLLHAADDVLLFKYIIKNTAWQNGKTVTFMPKPLFGDNGSGMHAHQSLWKDGKPLFHDESGYAGLSDLARHYIGGILHHAPSLLAFTNPTVNSYKRLVPGYEAPINLVYSQRNRSACVRIPITGNNPKAKRLEFRCPDSSGNPYLAFAAMLMAGIDGIKRKIEPLAPVDKDLYELPPEEAASIPQAPTSLSSVIDKLEEDHEYLTEGGVFTNDLIETWITYKRENEIMPVQIRPHPYEFALYYDV
- a CDS encoding alpha/beta fold hydrolase, with protein sequence MTHTSHTLDVPGGRLHYEVRGKGPILAVIGSPMDTADFAGLADALAVSRTVITMDPRGISASVVDDPHQDATPQLRGDDVIAILDALGAGTADVFGSSGGAVTGLALVARHPGRVGTLVAHEPPLLELLPDAAEQRAKTDDVVETFHTQGIGAAWMKFMANAGFAVGGDIAPADSAREPSAQELSNSAHFFDHHLRPTTRFVPDVATLTSSSTRIVVGIGVDSRHLITYRTTHALADLLGTPPVEFPADHAGFLAAPEEFATRLVDVMRS
- a CDS encoding RDD family protein, which produces MVGTRGSGLGSWLSGPGASEPGKYPGERLGLPERGPGSIAGFGRRIAALLIDWFIAYGLVGLVSSVGLISRQQFLYSSSSSTAIAVVWVVLGIVSVRLFGFTPGQLALGLRVASVDHRQHVGIGRATARGLLVFLVLPALFTDSDLRGYQDRLTNTAVVRR